The stretch of DNA TGGACCTGCCCGAACCCTGGAACACGCGCCTGGGCCACCTGTGGTTCTTCACGCTCGGCATCCAGATCGCCGCCTTCCTGCACCGCGCCGTCAAGATCGGCGCGCGCCGCTATTTCCTGAGCCATGGGCGCGGCGCCGCCGACGACCAGGTCACGGTCGCCCACACGGTCGTGATCTGGCTGCTGCAGACCACGGTCTGGGTCGTGTTCGTGCTGGCGATGCTGGCCAACCTGGGCATCAACGTCACCACCTTCGTCGCCAGCCTCGGCATCGGCGGCGTGGCCATCGCGCTGGCGGTGCAGAACATCCTGGGCGACCTGTTCGCCTCGATGTCGATCGCGGTCGACAAGCCTTTCGAGGTCGGCGACTTCATCACCGTGAACGGATTCAGCGGCACCGTCGAGCACGTGGGACTGAAGACGACGCGCGTGCGCGCCCTCGGCGGAGAACAGATCATCATCGCCAATGCCGAACTGCTGCGCAACACGGTCTACAACTACCGGCGCATGAGCACGCGCCGCATCGTGTTCAGCCTGCGCGCCAGCCCGGCCACGCCGCGCGCACTGGCGGCCCGGGTGCCGGACATGCTGCGCGAGATCATCGGCAGGCACGCGAAGGCTTGCTTCGACCGCGCCCACCTGAAGACCCTCGACCAGAACTGGATCGAATACGAGATTGTCTACACCATGCTCGATGCCGACTACAACCTGTACATGGACACCCAGCAGGCCATCAACCTCGACGCCATGCAGATGTTCGACGAGCTGGGCATCTCGACCGCTCCGCGGCCCCGCCACGTGCTGCTGCAGGAAGCACCCGAGGCGCGCGACCTGCGCGAGACGGAGCAGCCGGCCGCCAACGAAGACACGCCGGACGCGCCCGCCACGCGCCCGCGCCACCTCAGACACTGAACCGAAGGGAAACGCGATGAACCAGCCGACACAGCAGCAGGAAGCGCCGGGAACCGAAGCGCAGCTCACGCCCAAGGCCGACCATGGCGAGTCGAGCTACCAGGGTTCGGGCAAGCTGAAGGACAAGGCCAGCGTCATCACCGGCGGCGACAGCGGGATCGGCCGCGCGGTCGCCATCGCCTTCGCGCGCGAGGGCGCCGATGTCCTGATCTCCTATCTGAACGAACACGAGGATGCGCGCGAGACCGCGCGCCTGGTCGAGGAGGCGGGCCGCAAGGCGGTGCTGGTGCCGGGCGACCTGGCCGACCCGGCCCACTGCCGCGCCATCGTCGACCGGGCGGTGCAGGAATTCGGGCGCATCGACGTGCTGGTCAACAATGCCGCCTTCCAGATGACCCACGATTCGCTCGAGGAGATCCCCGACGACGAATGGGACTACACCTTCAAGGTCAACATCACGGCGATGTTCCACATCTGCAAGGCAGCGCTGCGCCACATGCAGCCGGGTTCCTCGATCATCAACACCACCTCGGTCAACTCGGACAACCCCAAGCCGACCCTGCTGGCCTATGCCGCCACCAAGGGCGCCATCGCCAACTTCAGCGCCGGCCTGGCCCAGCTGCTGGCGTCGAAGGGCATCCGCGTGAACTCGGTGGCGCCGGGCCCGATCTGGACGCCACTGATTCCCGCCACGATGCCGCCCGACCAGGTCGAGAGCTTCGGCCAGCAGGTGCCGATGAAGCGGCCCGGCCAGCCGGCCGAGGTCGCGCCGGTCTACGTGCTGCTGGCCTCGAACCAGGCCAGCTACATCTCGGGGGCACGTATCGCGGTGACGGGCGGCACCCCGATCCTGTAGCCAGGCTGTCAGTCGGCGCCGCCGGCGCGGCCCTGGGCCGAGGCGCTGGCGTCCAGCGACAGCGAGGCCGAGGCGCCGGCCCGGGCCGGCTTGTCGACGCTGCCGGACCCGGAAGCCGAACCCGACGCGCCGCCGCCGCCCGCCGCGGCCCCGTTCAGCGAGGCCGCACCGCTGCGGGCCAGTCCCGTACCCGAGCGCAGGCCGGTGCGCGCCTTGTCGGCAGCGCCTGCCGCGCCACGCCGGGCGGCAGCCCCCCGCCGGTCCGCTTGACCACGTGCCGCGTCCGAGCTCTGGCGCGCGCCCGCCGCGGCATTGCCTGCCAGCCTGCCCGCGCCGGCCGCGTCCAGTCCCAGCCTGCCGCTGCCTTCGACGGAGGCGCCCGTGCCGGCAGCCGTGGTCCGCCCAGCCTCGGCACGCTGCGCCAGTGCACCCGCGCCCGATACGGCGGCGGACACCGTTCCTGCCGCCGTATCGGGCAGGCCTGGCTGCTCGCCAGCTGCGTTGGGGACGCCTTCGGCAGCGCCCTGTGCGCCGGTCCGCAGCGCGGCGCTGCCCTTGCCGGCACCATCCAGGCCCACCGAACGCAGTTGCGCAACACGGCTGGCGGCCGCATCCGCTGCGCCGTCGGCCGCGTCGCGCGCGGCGAGCTCACCCGTGCCGCTTGCGCTGCCCGAGACTGCGCCCGAGAGGGCGCCGCTCACGCTTGCGAGGCCGCGGCCGGCGCCCGCCGCCTGCGGCTCGGGACGCGCTTCACGCACGCGCTCGACCGTCCGGCTCGCCATACCCCGTGCCGAACCCGCGACGTCGGCATCCAGGCGGCCGGCGCCACGCACCATGCTCGCGGCATCGATGCCGCCCATGCGGCTCAGGCCGCCGCCGACCATGCCGCCGGCCGAGCCGCCCAGGCCACCGCCCAGCAACTGGGCGTGGGCGCAGGCGCTGACGCCCACGCTCAGGGCAAGGGCGA from Massilia varians encodes:
- a CDS encoding SDR family oxidoreductase; amino-acid sequence: MNQPTQQQEAPGTEAQLTPKADHGESSYQGSGKLKDKASVITGGDSGIGRAVAIAFAREGADVLISYLNEHEDARETARLVEEAGRKAVLVPGDLADPAHCRAIVDRAVQEFGRIDVLVNNAAFQMTHDSLEEIPDDEWDYTFKVNITAMFHICKAALRHMQPGSSIINTTSVNSDNPKPTLLAYAATKGAIANFSAGLAQLLASKGIRVNSVAPGPIWTPLIPATMPPDQVESFGQQVPMKRPGQPAEVAPVYVLLASNQASYISGARIAVTGGTPIL
- a CDS encoding mechanosensitive ion channel family protein → MNNLPQLFDNLDICLPNALFAVAATVASYALMHGALVLFRRRLAQLSAEHQHRTIAQVLAKTLAHTGVFAILATSILIGLSVLDLPEPWNTRLGHLWFFTLGIQIAAFLHRAVKIGARRYFLSHGRGAADDQVTVAHTVVIWLLQTTVWVVFVLAMLANLGINVTTFVASLGIGGVAIALAVQNILGDLFASMSIAVDKPFEVGDFITVNGFSGTVEHVGLKTTRVRALGGEQIIIANAELLRNTVYNYRRMSTRRIVFSLRASPATPRALAARVPDMLREIIGRHAKACFDRAHLKTLDQNWIEYEIVYTMLDADYNLYMDTQQAINLDAMQMFDELGISTAPRPRHVLLQEAPEARDLRETEQPAANEDTPDAPATRPRHLRH